Proteins from one Elephas maximus indicus isolate mEleMax1 chromosome 12, mEleMax1 primary haplotype, whole genome shotgun sequence genomic window:
- the LYSMD2 gene encoding lysM and putative peptidoglycan-binding domain-containing protein 2 isoform X3 has protein sequence MEQIKRANKLFTNDCIFLKKTLNIPVISEKPSLFNGINSIDSAENETLDSSLSHEEEPFVAREVLSPPSPHESDIRPVQSEEVSARDFLQRLDLQIKLSTQAAKKLKEESRDEESPYATSLYHS, from the exons atggagCAGATAAAAAGGGCAAATAAACTGTTTACCAATGATTGTATATTTCTGAAGAAAACTTTGAACATCCCAGTTATATCAGAGAAGCCTTCGTTGTTTAATGGAATTAACTCAATTGATTCTGCagaaaatgaaactcttgatAGTAGTCTTTCTCATGAAGAAGAGCCATTTGTGGCTAGGGAAGTCCTGTCTCCTCCCAGTCCTCATGAATCTGATATTCGGCCTGTGCAGTCGGAGGAAGTGTCAGCCAGAGATTTCCTGCAGAGACTAGACTTGCAGATTAAGTTATCAACACAGGCAgccaagaaactaaaagaagaaagcAG aGATGAAGAAAGTCCCTATGCAACCTCCCTCTATCACAGTTAG